In Macadamia integrifolia cultivar HAES 741 chromosome 1, SCU_Mint_v3, whole genome shotgun sequence, a single window of DNA contains:
- the LOC122082285 gene encoding protein PYRICULARIA ORYZAE RESISTANCE 21-like: protein MVHQVSTIVLEVDLACSRCKDKIKKVLCKNRERYQIQEEIYDEKNNTVIVSGQFCHKKLAEKLCCKAGNVIKCIKIIEKKPPIDPEPPSLPPPPSPSPSPSPSPSPSPSSRLRRRLLLQILLVWWFLIFLRLNQIVKIKVRDEEDEEEEEEDERERERE, encoded by the exons ATGGTGCACCAG GTGTCAACGATAGTGTTGGAGGTTGATCTTGCATGCTCACGCTGCAAAGATAAGATCAAGAAAGTCCTCTGTAAAAACCGCG AGAGATATCAAATACAGGAGGAGATATATGACGAGAAAAACAACACCGTCATCGTCAGTGGCCAATTCTGTCACAAGAAGCTTGCTGAAAAGCTCTGTTGCAAAGCTGGAAATGTCATTAAATGCATCAAGATCATTGAGAAAAAGCCTCCCATCGATCCCGAGCCTCCGTCGCTGCCTCCTCCCCcgagcccaagcccaagcccaagcccaagcccgagCCCGAGCCCGAGCTCGCGCCTTCGCCGCCGTCTTCTCCTCCAGATCCTCCTAGTGTGGTGGTTCTTGATATTCCTCCGCCTGAACCAGATTGTTAAAATAAAAGTgagagatgaagaagacgaggaagaggaagaagaagacgagagagagagagagagagagtaa